From one Deltaproteobacteria bacterium genomic stretch:
- a CDS encoding phosphatase PAP2 family protein encodes MTDEPRGGSCAARARRFDARRALLARDARLSARLRRAGDRSPRLRAVAIPFARSADGWPWVLAILAVAAAGDPLVRRRALGVAAAVLATGLVVKLGKTLTRRARPAGEWGASYRRSDPHAFPSGHSARAFLVAVLASGLGSAWLGAALALWATLVAASRVLLGVHHLSDVVAGACLGIGCGLVALAL; translated from the coding sequence GTGACCGACGAACCGCGAGGCGGGTCCTGCGCGGCGCGCGCTCGACGGTTCGACGCCCGGCGCGCGCTCCTCGCTCGCGACGCGCGCCTCTCCGCCCGCCTCCGCCGTGCGGGCGATCGCTCGCCGCGGCTGCGCGCGGTCGCGATTCCGTTCGCGCGCTCGGCCGACGGCTGGCCCTGGGTGCTCGCGATCCTCGCGGTCGCCGCCGCCGGCGATCCGCTCGTCCGCCGCCGGGCGCTCGGCGTCGCGGCGGCGGTCCTCGCGACCGGGCTCGTCGTGAAGCTCGGGAAGACGCTCACCCGCCGCGCCCGTCCCGCCGGCGAATGGGGCGCCTCCTACCGCCGCAGCGACCCGCACGCGTTCCCGTCCGGCCACAGCGCGCGCGCCTTCCTGGTCGCCGTTCTCGCCTCCGGCCTCGGATCCGCGTGGCTCGGCGCCGCGCTCGCGCTCTGGGCGACCCTCGTCGCCGCGAGCCGCGTCCTCCTCGGCGTGCACCATCTCTCCGACGTCGTCGCCGGCGCGTGCCTCGGGATCGGCTGCGGGCTCGTGGCGCTCGCGCTGTGA
- a CDS encoding SRPBCC family protein: MAIEITETFQVRAPIELVWRFLLDPRQVAPCMPGAELDEVVDERTFHGTVKIKVGAITTRYKGKVHLTEVDANARRVQMAAEGRETGGGTAKGGMIAEMRTLPDGLTEVVAKASVDLTGKIMQVGRGMIQGVSHQLFLQFVSAVQGHLEPLAAAAAANAAAAPAAGAEAGALTPEVLPPPLPRPEVEQKAIRIVPLVWSVIWAAIRRFVQRLFGRTPA; encoded by the coding sequence GTGGCGATCGAGATCACCGAGACGTTCCAGGTGCGGGCTCCGATCGAGCTCGTGTGGCGATTCCTCCTCGACCCCCGGCAGGTCGCGCCCTGCATGCCCGGAGCGGAGCTCGACGAGGTCGTCGACGAGCGTACGTTCCACGGTACGGTCAAGATCAAGGTCGGCGCGATCACCACGCGCTACAAAGGGAAGGTCCACCTCACCGAGGTCGACGCGAACGCGCGGCGCGTGCAGATGGCGGCCGAAGGGCGCGAGACCGGGGGCGGCACGGCCAAGGGGGGAATGATCGCCGAGATGCGGACGCTGCCCGACGGCCTCACCGAGGTCGTCGCGAAAGCGAGCGTCGACCTGACCGGCAAGATCATGCAGGTCGGCCGCGGCATGATCCAAGGCGTGTCGCACCAGCTCTTCCTGCAGTTCGTGTCGGCCGTGCAGGGGCATCTCGAGCCGCTCGCGGCCGCCGCCGCGGCGAACGCGGCGGCGGCACCGGCCGCCGGCGCGGAGGCCGGTGCGCTGACGCCGGAGGTCCTGCCGCCGCCGCTCCCGAGGCCCGAGGTCGAGCAGAAGGCGATCCGCATCGTCCCGCTCGTATGGAGCGTCATCTGGGCGGCGATCCGTCGCTTCGTGCAGCGGCTCTTCGGACGGACGCCGGCCTGA
- a CDS encoding nucleotidyltransferase family protein produces MSGRVGPLAGIVLAAGGSRRMGRPKQLLALAGRPLLQHVLDAAAASALAEIVLVLGHEASAVAAALDLPARARVVVNDAWAAGQGTSLACGVRAVAAGEGIAAAVLLGDQPGVDAALVDAMIAAFRATDAAAVRPVWRDADGAARPGHPVVLGRELFAEAATLAGDQGARVLFARAPERLREIALAGAPPPDVDEPEDYRRVTDAAQMTQTGGL; encoded by the coding sequence GTGAGCGGGCGCGTGGGGCCGCTCGCCGGCATCGTGCTCGCCGCCGGCGGGTCGCGCCGCATGGGGCGGCCGAAGCAGCTCCTGGCGCTCGCGGGTCGGCCGCTCCTGCAGCACGTCCTCGATGCGGCGGCGGCGTCGGCGCTCGCCGAGATCGTGCTCGTGCTCGGCCACGAGGCGTCCGCGGTCGCGGCGGCGCTCGACCTCCCGGCGCGGGCGCGCGTCGTCGTGAACGACGCGTGGGCGGCGGGGCAGGGCACGTCGCTCGCATGCGGCGTGCGCGCGGTCGCCGCCGGGGAGGGCATCGCGGCCGCCGTCCTGCTCGGCGACCAGCCGGGCGTCGATGCGGCGCTCGTCGACGCGATGATCGCGGCGTTTCGCGCGACGGACGCCGCCGCGGTGCGGCCGGTCTGGCGCGACGCGGATGGCGCCGCCCGTCCCGGACACCCGGTCGTGCTCGGGCGCGAGCTCTTCGCCGAGGCGGCGACGCTTGCCGGTGATCAGGGCGCCCGCGTCCTCTTCGCGCGCGCTCCGGAGCGGCTGCGGGAGATCGCGCTCGCGGGGGCGCCGCCGCCCGACGTCGACGAGCCCGAGGATTATCGACGCGTCACGGACGCGGCGCAGATGACGCAGACGGGAGGCCTCTAG